Proteins encoded in a region of the Photobacterium angustum genome:
- a CDS encoding methyl-accepting chemotaxis protein: MATMHFSSWEKGLTNIRLVPKLILLMVFSTVLLLGKQLWDAQTFYSAVSQIQKDRAKEQAVSYANLLKNMDQADADITKTFLNQASAQDAYVYIIDRKSGKVVGHPSVTKLAQLNATTSANQPLSALLPQLTISSPLTLEQGRYEYAELLPQRDLVVVGSQSTQVAKNYYYQYLWQIAWQTGVMILAFMVLLLGGSRIMLRQINYLKLSIKNLAQRNLIEPIEMNCRDEFGDLARELETARFQLQEVLQAQRTVASELSSLSDIMSISMVETKASAQEEFAEIDQLASAMSEMTSTVQTVAEHARQASDATVGTSEQAAQGQEFVGKTMSTINQLSGDIRQSADAVNQVEARVEKISTVIVTIQSISEQTNLLALNAAIEAARAGDAGRGFAVVADEVRNLAQRTQTATVEIQEMISQLQQSAQQAVGLMEQSVEEAAEGVDLVTSAGDELEKIVAQVKIINDMNFHIATAAEQQTTVADEMNQNLTNVRELVEASVTVVTELAETSDTMHQHANDLETKIKAFQV; the protein is encoded by the coding sequence ATGGCAACGATGCATTTTTCATCATGGGAAAAAGGACTAACAAATATCCGTCTTGTGCCCAAACTGATCCTATTAATGGTGTTTAGTACGGTACTGCTACTTGGAAAGCAGTTATGGGATGCTCAAACATTTTATTCTGCTGTCTCACAAATCCAAAAAGATCGCGCTAAAGAACAAGCGGTTTCATATGCTAATTTGTTGAAAAACATGGATCAAGCCGACGCCGATATAACAAAGACCTTTCTTAATCAAGCTTCAGCTCAAGATGCGTATGTTTATATTATTGATCGTAAAAGTGGCAAGGTAGTTGGGCATCCATCTGTAACGAAACTTGCCCAACTCAATGCAACAACATCAGCGAATCAGCCTTTATCAGCTTTACTTCCTCAATTAACGATTTCTTCTCCCTTAACGTTAGAGCAAGGTCGTTATGAGTATGCAGAATTACTTCCCCAGCGTGATTTAGTGGTCGTGGGCTCTCAGTCAACTCAAGTTGCTAAAAATTATTACTATCAATACTTATGGCAAATTGCATGGCAAACAGGGGTCATGATCCTTGCTTTTATGGTGCTGCTATTAGGGGGCTCAAGGATAATGTTACGTCAAATTAATTACTTAAAACTAAGTATTAAAAATTTGGCACAACGTAATTTAATTGAACCGATTGAGATGAATTGCCGTGATGAATTTGGTGATTTAGCGCGTGAATTAGAAACAGCACGCTTTCAGTTACAGGAAGTATTGCAAGCTCAACGTACAGTGGCGAGCGAGCTTTCCAGCCTGTCCGATATTATGTCAATTAGCATGGTAGAGACGAAAGCGTCGGCACAAGAAGAGTTTGCTGAGATTGATCAATTAGCTTCTGCGATGTCAGAAATGACCTCTACGGTACAAACCGTCGCTGAACACGCAAGGCAAGCTTCTGATGCCACAGTTGGAACATCTGAACAAGCCGCGCAAGGGCAAGAATTTGTAGGCAAAACAATGAGCACAATTAATCAGCTTTCTGGCGATATTCGCCAATCAGCTGATGCGGTTAATCAGGTTGAAGCGCGTGTTGAGAAGATCAGTACAGTGATAGTGACGATCCAAAGTATCTCAGAGCAAACCAATTTACTGGCACTGAACGCTGCGATTGAAGCTGCACGTGCAGGAGATGCAGGACGCGGTTTTGCTGTTGTTGCTGATGAAGTTCGTAATTTGGCACAACGGACGCAAACTGCAACGGTTGAAATTCAAGAGATGATCAGCCAATTACAACAAAGTGCCCAGCAAGCAGTGGGTTTGATGGAGCAAAGTGTTGAAGAAGCGGCAGAAGGGGTCGATTTGGTGACCAGTGCTGGGGATGAATTAGAAAAAATTGTCGCACAAGTAAAAATAATCAATGACATGAATTTCCATATTGCAACTGCAGCAGAGCAGCAAACAACGGTTGCTGATGAGATGAACCAGAATTTAACCAATGTACGAGAGTTGGTAGAAGCGTCGGTAACAGTGGTTACTGAACTCGCCGAAACGTCAGATACCATGCATCAACATGCTAATGATTTAGAGACAAAAATTAAGGCATTTCAGGTGTAA
- the glnE gene encoding bifunctional [glutamate--ammonia ligase]-adenylyl-L-tyrosine phosphorylase/[glutamate--ammonia-ligase] adenylyltransferase, which yields MTVEKTAFFPNISRFTSLDDAADLAIHKLAEHHPEALAQWQGQDREELRSVLGLSDFIFSSLVQDPEWLTWLLQHRQHVGSIDYRQCLSEQLNDVKDENQLMHVLRQFRRRQMCLIAWHDFTNVVPLEQSLESLSQLAEALIMEAYHWLYRQCCADWGTPMNASGEAQPMLVLGMGKLGGGELNFSSDIDLIFTYPENGETQGGRRSLANAQFFTRLGQKLIKALDQQTYDGFCYRVDMRLRPFGDSGPLVMSYAALEDYYQEQGRDWERYAMIKARVMGKESFSQYQELRQMLRPFVFRRYIDFSAVQALRRMKAMISSEVRRRGLSNNIKLGAGGIREVEFIAQSFQLIRGGREPSLRGRGLLPTLSAMNELGLLPSQEVAVLQDGYCFLRRLENLLQAIDDKQTQTLPDKALDQARLACAMGYADWAALMQDVESHMSAIHLIFEDIIGVEEQDDQTSVDAQYHEMWAMVLNYEVLLAILAELNEPASIELAEHLIGFKAELSKRTLGPRGREVLARLMPEVLSKVVMRDDATQLLPRLTKLIIRIATRTTYLELLVEHPAALQQLIRLCAASPMVADQLALYPLLLDELLDPQHLYKPTELTSYKDELREYLARIPEEDMEQQMEAIRQFKQVQLLKIAAADIAGILPVMKVSDHLTYLAEAIVAAVVNQAWLQIAQKYGEPSHLVERQGKGFGVVGYGKVGGWELGYGSDLDLVFMHDCPDNVYTNGLKEIDGRQFYLRLAQRIIHLFSTRTASGVLYEVDMRLRPSGASGLLVSTVTAFADYQQQDAWTWEHQALVRARMIYGDQQLQLAFADVRQQILSIPRKRDELAKAVVEMRHKMRDHLGKKKAGMFGLKQDKGGITDIEFLAQFLVLANAAEQPDVTRWSDNIRIFSSMTQEGIISAEDANLLQHAYCEMRNETHKLNLLGSDAYVSDQQFVELRENVEAIWQQILEPINIDDN from the coding sequence ATGACTGTAGAAAAGACCGCTTTTTTTCCTAATATTTCTCGTTTTACTTCTCTGGATGATGCAGCTGATCTTGCTATTCATAAACTTGCCGAACATCACCCTGAAGCGTTAGCGCAATGGCAAGGACAAGATAGAGAAGAGCTACGTTCTGTTTTAGGCTTAAGTGATTTTATTTTTTCGTCATTAGTGCAAGATCCTGAATGGCTAACTTGGCTACTACAACATCGTCAGCATGTTGGATCGATTGATTACCGTCAGTGCTTATCTGAGCAGTTAAATGATGTGAAAGATGAAAACCAATTAATGCATGTATTAAGGCAATTTCGTCGTCGACAAATGTGCCTTATTGCTTGGCATGACTTTACCAATGTAGTTCCGTTGGAGCAGAGTTTAGAGTCTTTATCGCAGCTTGCTGAAGCGTTGATCATGGAAGCCTACCATTGGTTATATCGTCAATGTTGTGCTGATTGGGGCACACCAATGAACGCAAGCGGTGAAGCTCAACCTATGTTGGTATTAGGAATGGGTAAACTGGGTGGTGGAGAGCTAAACTTTTCTTCCGATATCGATCTTATTTTTACCTATCCAGAAAATGGTGAAACGCAAGGTGGGCGTCGAAGTCTTGCCAATGCACAGTTCTTTACCCGACTAGGACAGAAGCTGATTAAAGCGTTAGATCAACAAACTTATGATGGTTTTTGTTATCGCGTTGATATGCGTTTACGTCCTTTTGGCGACAGTGGCCCATTAGTGATGAGCTATGCTGCACTTGAAGATTATTACCAAGAGCAAGGACGTGATTGGGAACGTTATGCGATGATCAAAGCGCGCGTTATGGGAAAAGAAAGCTTTAGCCAGTATCAAGAATTACGCCAAATGCTACGCCCCTTTGTTTTTCGCCGTTATATCGATTTCAGTGCCGTACAAGCTTTGCGTCGAATGAAAGCGATGATCAGCAGTGAAGTAAGACGTCGAGGACTTAGCAATAATATTAAATTAGGCGCTGGTGGGATCCGAGAAGTTGAATTTATTGCCCAGTCATTTCAGTTGATCCGTGGTGGACGTGAACCGAGTCTGCGAGGACGAGGATTACTTCCTACGTTATCAGCGATGAATGAATTAGGTTTATTGCCATCACAAGAGGTGGCTGTGTTACAAGATGGCTATTGTTTCTTGCGCCGTTTAGAGAATTTACTCCAAGCAATCGACGATAAACAAACGCAAACGTTACCAGATAAAGCACTTGATCAAGCGCGTTTAGCGTGTGCAATGGGATATGCTGATTGGGCTGCTTTAATGCAAGATGTCGAATCACATATGTCTGCAATTCACTTAATTTTCGAAGATATCATCGGTGTGGAAGAGCAAGATGATCAAACAAGTGTAGATGCTCAATACCATGAAATGTGGGCAATGGTACTCAATTATGAAGTTTTACTTGCGATTCTAGCTGAACTAAATGAGCCAGCATCAATTGAGTTAGCAGAGCACTTAATTGGTTTTAAAGCTGAGCTATCTAAACGTACATTGGGCCCTCGTGGGCGCGAAGTGTTAGCTCGTCTAATGCCCGAAGTGTTATCGAAAGTGGTGATGCGCGATGATGCCACTCAACTGTTACCGCGTTTAACCAAATTAATCATTCGGATTGCAACACGTACCACTTATCTTGAACTATTGGTTGAACACCCAGCGGCTTTACAGCAATTAATACGACTTTGTGCTGCAAGCCCTATGGTTGCGGATCAACTGGCGTTATATCCACTTTTATTAGATGAATTACTCGATCCACAGCACCTTTATAAGCCGACAGAACTCACCAGTTATAAAGACGAACTGCGTGAATATCTTGCTCGTATTCCAGAGGAAGATATGGAGCAGCAAATGGAGGCGATTCGACAGTTTAAACAAGTTCAGTTATTGAAAATTGCAGCGGCTGACATTGCAGGCATTTTACCGGTGATGAAGGTTAGTGATCACTTAACTTATTTAGCTGAAGCGATTGTTGCAGCTGTAGTGAACCAAGCATGGTTACAAATCGCTCAGAAATATGGTGAGCCGAGCCATTTAGTTGAACGACAGGGTAAAGGGTTTGGTGTTGTGGGCTATGGCAAAGTTGGTGGTTGGGAGCTTGGTTATGGCTCTGATCTTGATTTGGTCTTTATGCATGATTGCCCTGATAATGTTTACACCAACGGCCTTAAAGAAATAGATGGCCGCCAATTTTATTTACGTCTAGCGCAACGAATCATTCACCTATTTTCAACTCGAACTGCATCAGGCGTGTTATATGAGGTTGATATGCGGTTACGTCCATCAGGTGCTTCAGGATTATTGGTTAGTACCGTTACCGCGTTTGCTGATTATCAGCAGCAAGATGCGTGGACATGGGAACACCAAGCGCTTGTTCGTGCCCGCATGATTTATGGTGATCAACAACTGCAACTCGCTTTTGCTGATGTTCGTCAGCAGATATTATCAATTCCTCGCAAACGAGATGAATTAGCCAAAGCAGTTGTCGAGATGCGCCATAAAATGCGTGATCATTTAGGTAAGAAAAAAGCGGGAATGTTTGGTTTAAAACAAGATAAAGGTGGGATCACCGATATTGAATTTCTAGCCCAATTTCTTGTGTTAGCGAATGCTGCTGAGCAACCTGACGTAACCCGTTGGTCTGATAATATCCGTATCTTTTCATCGATGACACAAGAAGGCATTATTTCTGCTGAGGATGCAAACTTACTCCAGCATGCTTACTGTGAAATGCGTAATGAAACGCACAAGCTTAATTTATTAGGTTCAGATGCGTATGTATCCGATCAACAATTTGTTGAGCTACGAGAAAATGTTGAAGCGATCTGGCAGCAAATTTTAGAGCCAATCAATATTGATGATAATTAA
- the hldE gene encoding bifunctional D-glycero-beta-D-manno-heptose-7-phosphate kinase/D-glycero-beta-D-manno-heptose 1-phosphate adenylyltransferase HldE, translating to MKLTLPDYNQAGVLIVGDVMLDRYWTGPTGRISPEAPVPVVKVDQIEERPGGAANVAMNIAALGGHAKLIGLTGIDEQAKALTEKLSSLNVYCDFVSLPNYPTITKLRVMSRGQQLIRLDFEEGFHNVDPAPIIARMKQSLTDVKAVILSDYAKGVLEHVQGMIQLAREANVPVLIDPKGSDFERYRGATLLTPNLSEFEAVVGKVTSDEDLVEKGLALIEKFDFEALLVTRSEHGMTLLEKGGEPLHMPTQAQEVYDVTGAGDTVISVLAASLSAGKSLSDACKLANAAAGVVVAKLGTSTLSTIELTDAIHGSQDSGFGVISEPQLIQAVKSARARGETVVMTNGCFDILHAGHVAYLTEAAKLGDRLIVAVNSDSSVKGLKGPGRPVNPEDRRMAVLAGLGAVDWVVPFTEETPQRLISEVLPSILVKGGDYKPEEIAGGKEVVAAGGQVLVLNFEDGCSTSKIIEAIRGGRG from the coding sequence ATGAAACTGACCCTTCCTGATTATAACCAAGCAGGTGTCTTGATCGTTGGTGATGTCATGCTAGACCGTTATTGGACAGGTCCTACAGGACGTATTTCACCAGAAGCGCCAGTACCTGTTGTTAAGGTTGATCAGATTGAAGAGCGCCCGGGTGGTGCCGCGAACGTTGCAATGAATATTGCAGCATTAGGCGGACATGCAAAATTGATAGGTTTAACCGGCATTGACGAGCAGGCGAAAGCGCTGACTGAGAAGTTATCTTCACTGAACGTTTACTGTGATTTTGTTTCACTGCCTAACTATCCGACAATTACTAAACTTCGTGTAATGAGTCGAGGGCAACAGTTGATCCGTTTAGACTTTGAAGAAGGTTTTCATAACGTTGATCCCGCACCGATCATTGCGCGCATGAAGCAATCATTAACGGATGTGAAAGCCGTCATTTTATCTGATTATGCGAAAGGCGTATTAGAGCACGTTCAAGGTATGATCCAATTAGCGCGCGAAGCAAATGTGCCTGTGTTAATTGATCCAAAAGGTTCGGATTTTGAACGTTACCGTGGTGCTACGCTACTTACACCGAACTTATCTGAGTTTGAAGCGGTAGTAGGTAAAGTCACGTCAGATGAAGACTTAGTTGAGAAAGGTTTAGCCCTTATTGAAAAGTTTGACTTTGAAGCCTTGTTAGTCACTCGCTCTGAGCATGGTATGACGTTACTTGAAAAAGGCGGTGAGCCTTTACATATGCCAACGCAAGCGCAAGAAGTGTATGACGTAACAGGTGCTGGTGATACGGTGATTTCAGTGCTTGCCGCTTCATTATCTGCAGGTAAATCGTTATCAGATGCTTGTAAATTAGCGAATGCTGCGGCTGGTGTCGTTGTCGCTAAACTGGGTACATCAACCTTATCTACTATTGAATTAACAGATGCCATTCATGGTAGCCAAGACAGTGGTTTTGGTGTTATTTCCGAGCCTCAATTAATTCAAGCCGTAAAATCAGCACGTGCACGTGGTGAGACGGTAGTTATGACGAATGGTTGTTTTGATATTTTACATGCCGGCCATGTTGCTTATTTAACTGAAGCGGCAAAATTAGGCGATCGTTTAATTGTTGCGGTGAACTCTGATAGCTCAGTTAAAGGTTTAAAAGGTCCTGGTCGTCCAGTCAACCCAGAAGATCGTCGTATGGCGGTATTGGCAGGCCTTGGTGCCGTTGATTGGGTGGTACCGTTTACCGAAGAAACACCACAACGTTTGATCAGTGAAGTGCTTCCGAGTATTTTGGTGAAAGGTGGCGATTATAAACCTGAAGAAATTGCGGGTGGTAAAGAAGTGGTGGCGGCTGGTGGTCAAGTACTGGTACTTAACTTTGAAGACGGCTGCTCTACGTCAAAAATTATTGAAGCGATCCGTGGTGGTCGTGGCTAA
- the tolC gene encoding outer membrane channel protein TolC → MKKLLPIVISLAFGSLSQSALADDLAQIYQQAKQNDPQLLKAAADKDAAFEAINSSRSVLLPQINLSAGYNTYHLDAKNNKDGFVGGLQLDQEIYNRSSWIGLDVSEKTARQSDAAYSAEQQGLILRVAQAYFNILKAKDDLSFGEAEKKAVGRQLEQMKQRFEVGLSAITDVHDAQAQYDQVAADVILKENAVANSYEELREITGREYTSLDTLNTKTFSVTPLQQSPDTFVKTAETDNLSLLASRIGQDIARDNISLAESGHLPTLSFTSGYKYDKSGPVGDPDQGSLTAGIQLNLPVYSGGNISSQVKQAQYAYVASSEELEGQYRTVVKDVRNYYNNIHAAAGSIKAYKQLVISAKSALEATEAGFDVGTRTIVDVLDSTKSLYSANSLLANARYDYILAQLQLKQAVGTLSEQDIVDINKGLIKQ, encoded by the coding sequence ATGAAAAAATTGCTTCCAATCGTTATCAGCCTTGCATTTGGCTCACTAAGTCAATCAGCTCTTGCTGATGATCTCGCTCAAATTTATCAGCAAGCAAAACAAAATGATCCACAACTTCTAAAAGCCGCAGCAGATAAAGATGCAGCATTTGAAGCAATTAACTCTTCTCGTAGTGTATTACTACCGCAAATTAACTTAAGCGCGGGCTACAATACTTACCATTTAGATGCCAAAAACAATAAAGATGGATTTGTTGGCGGTCTTCAGCTTGACCAAGAAATTTATAATCGCTCAAGCTGGATTGGTTTAGACGTATCAGAAAAAACAGCACGTCAAAGTGATGCTGCATACTCAGCTGAGCAGCAAGGCTTAATTCTTCGTGTTGCACAGGCTTACTTTAATATTTTAAAAGCTAAAGACGATCTAAGTTTTGGTGAGGCCGAAAAGAAAGCTGTAGGCCGACAACTAGAACAGATGAAACAACGCTTTGAAGTGGGTCTATCTGCCATTACAGATGTCCATGACGCCCAAGCACAATACGATCAAGTTGCGGCTGATGTGATTCTAAAAGAAAATGCAGTTGCAAATAGCTACGAAGAATTGCGTGAAATTACAGGCCGTGAGTACACCTCTCTGGATACCTTGAACACCAAGACTTTCTCAGTGACGCCATTACAACAATCACCTGATACGTTTGTAAAAACAGCTGAAACTGACAACCTATCATTATTGGCGTCAAGAATTGGTCAAGATATCGCAAGAGACAATATTTCACTTGCAGAATCTGGGCACCTACCAACCTTATCGTTCACTTCGGGTTATAAATACGATAAGTCAGGACCAGTAGGCGATCCAGATCAAGGTTCTTTAACTGCAGGAATTCAGTTAAACCTGCCCGTTTATTCTGGTGGTAATATCAGCTCTCAAGTAAAACAAGCGCAATACGCGTATGTAGCGTCAAGTGAAGAGCTTGAAGGTCAATACCGCACGGTTGTAAAAGATGTACGTAACTATTACAACAACATTCATGCCGCTGCTGGTTCAATAAAAGCATACAAACAACTCGTTATTTCAGCTAAATCAGCTTTAGAAGCAACAGAAGCGGGCTTTGATGTGGGTACGCGTACTATTGTTGATGTTCTTGACTCAACAAAGAGCCTCTATTCAGCAAACAGCCTATTAGCTAATGCTCGTTATGATTACATTCTTGCACAACTACAGCTAAAACAAGCGGTAGGTACCCTGAGTGAGCAAGATATTGTTGATATAAATAAAGGCTTAATTAAACAATAA